The window TAATAAAACCTCCCGAAAAATTCGAAGATTGAAATTTCAGCGACTTATCTGAGAATAGATCCCATCCTGATGGATGAGGAACAGTAAAAGCCCTCTTCCAATAAGAAGAGGGCTTGAGTTCATCATTTCCCTTCTTATCTTCCAGATCATTTCCTGATCTGTAGGAATTAGCACCTTTTCAAGCATTGATTTCTTGAAGGTTGCCGGGCTTCTTCGGGCCTATTCCCTCCGCCACTCTTGATAAGAGTCAATTCTGTTACAATATTGAATTGTGTGGCTCTTGTTTAAAGAATAGCGCAATAAAAAAGAAAAGTCAATCATTTTCAGCAAATTACTGACAAGTTCGCAGCAAAAAATGACAACCGTATTTAGCTGTACGGTTACGAATTTGATTCCGATCCCCTGCAAGCTTCAGCAATACGGCCTTTGATTCTTTTCCTTTTTCAGAAATGCCGATCCAAACAGTTCCAGGAGGATTTTCTTCCAAAGAATCGGGTCCTGCTACTCCCGTAAAGCTGATTCCAATATCAGCGTTAAGCTTTTTCCTTACATTTTCAGCTAACTCTTTCGCACACTGCTCACTGACCGCTCCGAACGTATCAAGCGTCTTTTTTGAAACATCGACCAGATGCTCTTTCGCTTCGTTTGTATAACAAACAATCCCGCCTTTTAAAACAGCGCTTGCTCCTGCAACAGCGGTAATCATACTTTGAAACAGTCCTCCGGTCAAACTTTCAGCGCAGGCAATCGTCTTATTTTGTTGTTTCAGCTTCTGTACTAATTCAGCTGCAATCGTAGTTTGTCCATAACCGTAAAAGTATTCGCCAACACGGTTTAAAATCTCTTTTTCTACTTTGTCTATCATCTCATTAGCTGTCTCTTTTGATCGGTGCTTCGCCGTAAGTCGGATGGTCACTTCTCCGTCGCCAGCTAAAGGCGCAATGGTCGGGTTTGTTTGGTTCATAATCATATCTTCAATCTCTGTCTCCAACTGCGATTCTCCGATGCCAAAGAAACGCAATACGCGTGAAACAATGCTTTCTTGGCGATCCAAAACATTTAATATAGCCGGCCTTCCATATTTTTCGAACATCGGCTGCATTTCTTTTGGCGGCCCCGGCAAAAGCATATAAAATTTATTTTTTGATTTCACAAACATACCGGGAGCCATGCCGTTTTCATTCGGCAAAACAAGACAATCCTCTAGAACAAGAGCTTGTTTTTTGTTATTTTCCGTCATCTCACGGCCTATTTTAAGGAAATATTGACGAATTCCTTTAAACGCTTCGTCGTTCAAAACGAGTTTCTTGCCTAGATGCGCGGCAATGGTTTCTTTTGTTAAATCATCACGTGTCGGGCCAAGACCACCTGTAAAAATGATGAGATCTGCTCTTTCTTCTGCTTTTTGAATCGTTGAAAGAAGCCGATCGCTGTTATCCCCGACAACGGTTTGATAAAATACGTTGACGCCCATTTCAGCCAAATGACGAGAAAGAAATTGTGCATTCGTATTGACGATTTGGCCGAGTAGAAGTTCGGAACCAACCGAAATAATTTCAGCATTCATAAAATAGTCCTCCTCAATCATATAGAGATCCAAACAGAAAAAGGCCGCTCTTCAACAAGAACGAAAGTGCATAACCGTCTTTTTCGAGTTCTTGGATGAGCCAGCCTTTCTAGTTGTTTCATTTCATTTTACTTGGAGTTTTTAAATGCATGTGCATTTTTGGCGAAATAATCCCAGCCTGACCATAACGTGAAAAAGAGCGCTACCCAAAGGGCAAAATCCGCAAACGGAATCGAGAAATTTTCAAACAAAATATTATGAAGAAGCAACGCAGAAATCGCAATGATTTGCGTCCATGTTTTAATTTTTCCAAGCATATTGGCCGCAACTACTTCTCCTTCCCCAGCAAGTACAAGGCGAAGCCCTGTCACCGCAAACTCGCGGCTGATGATCAAAATGACGATCCAAGAAGGAGCATATCCCAATTCAACCAGTATAATAAACGCAGCCGAAACTAACAATTTGTCCGCAAGCGGATCAAGAAATTTTCCCAGGTTCGTGACCAAGTTGTACTTTCGTGCAAAATGTCCGTCAATCCAATCGGTGGTCGAGGCAAGGATAAATACAAGGGCCCCCACGAAGTGAGTCACAGGCATGGTTGTCCCTAGAATGGTGATGTTTCCCCAATTGAATGGAACAACAAGCAAAATAACGAAGATTGGAATTAAACATATACGTGATACAGTAATTTTGTTTGGTAAATTCACAAGAAGTACCCCCACTATTCCATCGAAAACAGTATCCTAAACAATTTTAATTAATTTATTGCGCCGATTTACGATTTTGAATGATGATGTCCTGGCGAACGACCTGATTTGCAGGGATTTTATATTGAACGGTTTGACCATTCACTTTAATCTCTGTCGCAGGTGCAAAACCGACCACAATTTTCGCTTGACTGTGGCCTTTCAAATCAAACGTTTGCGTTTGTCCTTTTCGAAGCAAATTAGAAAAATACGATTTTCCGCTTTCATCGGTCACTTGAATCCAGCTTTCACCCGTTGAAGCAATCGATATTTTGAAATCTTTCGCATTCGTCAATTGGTAAACCGTTTGTCGACCACTAGACTGAACAGCTTTCAACTCGGATTGATCCTTTTTGTTCGCTTCTTTTTTGTCCGTTTTAGACGTTTTTTCTTCTTTCTTCGCTTCTTTTTTCGTTTCTTTCTTCTTGCTGACGGAATTTTCCTTAACAGGCTCTACATTTTTGGATTGCTCCACTTTGACCGTATGATCATTTCCGCTTTTTTCATTTCCGCCGTCTTTTGGAATCAATGCCCATACAAGAAAAATCGCTCCGATAATAAACACAGCTACAATAATCTTCGGCAAATAATCGAAAAACTTTCCCGAAGCCCCGCCGGAAACAGTCCTTCGCGAAGACGGTTCTATCCGCGTCACTCGCTGAGGAATTTCATCTTCATGAGAGTCCGGAATTTCATTTTTATATTCATTGAAAATTTCTTCAGCATCAAGCCCTACAGCCTCCGCGTACTGCTTAATAAAGGCTCGAACATAAAATTTTCCCGGCATCAGATCATATTTTCCTTCTTCAATGCCGGCCAAATATCTTTTTTGAATCTTGGTCATTTCCTGAACGTCATCAAGGGTAAGCCCCTTCGCTTCCCTTGCTTCTTTCAAGCGGTTTCCTAGTTCTGTCACCGTAAACACCTTCCAATTTTAAAAGTCAAATCCTTCGAACTCAGAATTCTGAAAAAGTTGATTTTTATACATCAAGTCGTATGTAATTTCTTCATTTGGATTATTGCGCAATTCGATGATATAGTCAAAATCATCAATGGAATATTCGCTGTTTTGGACAAAAATATCAGGATGCTCAATTACTTTTACGGCCGGGATCCGCATAATTTCTCTAATGAGCTGCCAATGTTTTTCATTTGCTTTCCTTACCGAAACGGCTCCGTCAATAATAAAAATATTTTGGTCGCTGTATTCTTCCCGAAACAATTGACTGCGGACAGTCTGCTTAATCAGCGTTGAAGAAACAAAAAGCCATCTTTTATTGGCGCAGACGCTTGCCGCTACAATGGATTCTGTTTTGCCTACACGCGGCATCCCGCGAATTCCAACCAGTTTATGACCTTCTTGTTTAAATAATTCCGCCATAAAATCAACCAGTATTCCTAATTCATCTCGCACAAATCGAAAAGTCTTTTTGTCATCAGCGTCATGGGTGATATATCTTCCATGACGAACAGCCAAACGATCTCTTACTTTAGGCTTTCGAAGTTTTACAATTTTAATCGTGTCCATTGTTCGCAAAATGGATTCAAGGCGGACAATTTGTTCTTCCGTTTTAGCCAATAGAAGCATGCCCCGTTTTCCTTGATCAACCCCGTTGATTGTCACAATATTAATTGAGAGCATGCCGAGCAATGAAGAAATATCGCCTAAGAGCCCAGGACGGTTCTTTTGTATTTCGTATTCTAAATACCACTCTTGTTTTTCCATAAAACCCTCCAAGTGACAATCCGGGTGGTAATAAACATCTAGCTATTATGATAAATGATTTTCGCCATTTTTTAAAGAAAAAAAAGAGAGGGATTTCCCTCTCTAATGAGTCCCGTTATTTTGCACAAGTTTTACCATGACATTAGCAATGGCATGTTGTTCTTCTGGGGAAGCGACAGACCAAAGATCGGCCAACACCCGTTGCTGCTCATTTTTCGGATCTACTTGGTTTGCAAGGTAGTTGCCGATTTGATAAGCAATATCGCTGATTGCTTGCTGATTCATTCCTTGATCTTTCGCTTGATTTAAACGGTCTCCTAGAAAATCTTTCCATTGTTCCCAGCTATCAAGTACAGACATTCATTGAACCTCCCTTTAGTGAGATACAAGTATAGTTTGTAACGTCTGCACAAAAATATACATTCTTAAACCGGGTTTATTCATCTATGTTCGTAAAAGACATTCGTTTTGAATTATGTGTACCAGCCACCGTTCACCGCCAATATTTGACCGGTTATGTAAGAAGATTGATCAGATAACAAAAACGCGATGGCTTCAGCCACTTCCTCCGGGGCGGAAAGCCTCCTCATTGGGATTTCCTCTTTTAAAATCGACAATTCCTCTTCCGACAGCTGTTCGGTCACCATTTTGGTTGCGACTGCTCCTGGCGCCACTGCATTAACGCGGATTCCACTCGCAGCCACTTCTTTGCTTAGCGCCTTTACAAAAGCGATTTGTGCACCTTTTACAGCTGAGTAGGCGACTTCATATGCGGCCCCCGTCTGTCCCCAAATGGAACTGACAAGTACAATTTGGCCTTTCCGTTTCGCAGACATTTTGGGCAATATCGATCGAATGAGCAGCAACGGACTTCGTACATGCACAGCAAGAAGTTCATCCACTTCGACAGTCGACATGTCTTGAAGCAGCCCATAATAGGAATTCCCGCTCGCATAAACGAGGGCATCAACGGAAAAAAGGCTTTCGACCAAAGTGGTGATTCCGTCATCCGTTCTTAAATCTGCTTGAATAGGAATGATTTCTAAACCATATGGTTTGAGATCATTCATCAAGTTTTGGATGGACTCACGGTTTTGATGATAATGAAGGTACAAATTCCATCCGTTTTGGGCCAATACTCGAGCAGCTGCTTGACCAATTCCCCCGCTCGCCCCGGTAATTAAAGCAAACTTTTTCATATTATAAACTTACTCCCTTATTTTTTAACTACAATTCCTTTATAAGTTTACATTTTCTATGTTAGCCGTTCAGCCAATTTGAGAAATTTCATCTCTTAGTAGTAAGAGCAAAACACATGGACTCATGGATGAAAAACAAAATCAACTTTTCATCCGCAATAATTTTCCGTACGGATGAAAAGTTGTGATTCATTCAACACAAATTAGATACGTTAGGCGCTTTTTGTCTACTCCTGATATAAAATCGTACGTTATTTGGGTGTAACTTGAAAAGTGGTTAATCGATTAGGAGCAATCAATTCGGCTGCTACTTTTTTTATGTCATCAAATGTCAGTTGTTCAAGAGTTGGCACTACATCAAAAAGATTCATTTCATGAAAAGCGTACCGCGTAAACTGATTGGCAATAAATTCCGGAGAATTCAGCGATCTTAAAAACGCACCAATTTTTTTCTTTTTCGTTCTTTCAAGTGCATCTTCCGTTAAATAAGCGCCTGTTTTCGCGTCCAGTAAAACGGATTGGATGCGTTTAGCAAATTCATCCGGATTCATTGTATCACTGCCAATCATCGCAAAGCCAAATCCCTCTTCCTGCGTGAAATCGAAAAAGAATGAATCGTCAATCAAACCTTTTTCGTACAAGTCAAAATAATTTTGAGAGCTTTTTCCGAACAGCATCTCCAACAATACATTGATGGATAATTCATACCGCAGCATTTCAATTCCTTTAATATCGGTCTTTGCGCCTTTTATGCCCACATAGCACTTCGGCGTTTTTACATCCATAGGTAGAACCCTGAGCTTTTCTTTTACATCTTCCGGTTCTTTTTCAAAGTGACGCCTGATTTCCGGCTGGTTTTGATAGTTCTTTTTCGATTGATTTTCCCTTACTTGATTCATGATTTCTTCCGGATTGACCGGCCCCACAACGAAGAGCAGCATATTACTTGGATGATAAAAAGTGTAGTAGCATTCGTACAATAGGTCTTTTGTGATTTTATCAATGGATTGGATCGTGCCCGCAATATCGATGCGAACCGGGTGATGATGATACATATTTTCAATTAAGCCGAAATAAACACGCCAATCGGGGTTGTCCTCATACATGGTAATTTCTTGACCGATGATCCCTTTTTCCTTTTCTACCGTTTTTTCGGTAAAATAAGGATCTTGAACAAAATTAATCAACGTTTCCAAATTTTGCTGCACGTTGGAGGTGCTGGAAAAAAGATAAGTGGTTCTTGTGAAAGTGGTAAAAGCGTTGGCAGACGCTCCTTGTTTGCTAAACTGCTGAAAGACATCGCCATCTTCCTTTTCAAACAATTTATGTTCAAGAAAATGGGCGATTCCATCCGGAACATGGGTGAATTGATCCTTACTGAGCGGAACAAATTCATTATCCACAGAACCGTATTTCGTTGTAAAAGTCGCATAAGTTTTGTGAAATCCTTTTTTCGGGAGAATATAAACGTCAAGTCCATTGCTCATTTTTTCATAGTACAATTCTTCTTGGAGCTGATCAAATTGAATTTTTTCCATCAATTAAGCCCCTCCTGTCCAGATAAAAAGTAAATGGTATCCATTTCAATTTTTTCGGCCACTTTGACAATTTCTGAATCAGATGCTTCCACAATTCCTTGCAGCCAGTCTTCCACTGTGACATTTTTCTTCGCCAGCACATTATGATAAAGCATTTCAATTAAACCTCGCTGAGTATCAATGGTTTCCAACAATTGATTATGAATGACCGCTTTCGTTTGTTCGATTTCCTTGTCGGAAAAGTCTCCGTTTTTCATCGCTTCAAGCTGTTTGCGAATGATGGCAACCGCTTTTTCATAATTTTTACTTTCAATGCCGGACATGACCATCATTAACCCTTTATGGCTTTCAAGACGACTGGAAGCATAATAAGCTAAGCTTTCTTTTTCCCGAACGTTTAAAAACAGTTTTGAATGAGAAAATCCCCCGAATATTCCATTAAATACTTGCAGCGCAAAATAATCGGGATCGCCGAATGACACATGAGTTCGGTATCCAATATTTAATTTTCCTTGCTTTACATATTGCTGCTCTTTCACTACTTTTACT of the Bacillus smithii genome contains:
- a CDS encoding competence/damage-inducible protein A, giving the protein MNAEIISVGSELLLGQIVNTNAQFLSRHLAEMGVNVFYQTVVGDNSDRLLSTIQKAEERADLIIFTGGLGPTRDDLTKETIAAHLGKKLVLNDEAFKGIRQYFLKIGREMTENNKKQALVLEDCLVLPNENGMAPGMFVKSKNKFYMLLPGPPKEMQPMFEKYGRPAILNVLDRQESIVSRVLRFFGIGESQLETEIEDMIMNQTNPTIAPLAGDGEVTIRLTAKHRSKETANEMIDKVEKEILNRVGEYFYGYGQTTIAAELVQKLKQQNKTIACAESLTGGLFQSMITAVAGASAVLKGGIVCYTNEAKEHLVDVSKKTLDTFGAVSEQCAKELAENVRKKLNADIGISFTGVAGPDSLEENPPGTVWIGISEKGKESKAVLLKLAGDRNQIRNRTAKYGCHFLLRTCQ
- the pgsA gene encoding CDP-diacylglycerol--glycerol-3-phosphate 3-phosphatidyltransferase, which produces MNLPNKITVSRICLIPIFVILLVVPFNWGNITILGTTMPVTHFVGALVFILASTTDWIDGHFARKYNLVTNLGKFLDPLADKLLVSAAFIILVELGYAPSWIVILIISREFAVTGLRLVLAGEGEVVAANMLGKIKTWTQIIAISALLLHNILFENFSIPFADFALWVALFFTLWSGWDYFAKNAHAFKNSK
- a CDS encoding helix-turn-helix domain-containing protein, producing the protein MTELGNRLKEAREAKGLTLDDVQEMTKIQKRYLAGIEEGKYDLMPGKFYVRAFIKQYAEAVGLDAEEIFNEYKNEIPDSHEDEIPQRVTRIEPSSRRTVSGGASGKFFDYLPKIIVAVFIIGAIFLVWALIPKDGGNEKSGNDHTVKVEQSKNVEPVKENSVSKKKETKKEAKKEEKTSKTDKKEANKKDQSELKAVQSSGRQTVYQLTNAKDFKISIASTGESWIQVTDESGKSYFSNLLRKGQTQTFDLKGHSQAKIVVGFAPATEIKVNGQTVQYKIPANQVVRQDIIIQNRKSAQ
- a CDS encoding DUF3388 domain-containing protein, with the protein product MEKQEWYLEYEIQKNRPGLLGDISSLLGMLSINIVTINGVDQGKRGMLLLAKTEEQIVRLESILRTMDTIKIVKLRKPKVRDRLAVRHGRYITHDADDKKTFRFVRDELGILVDFMAELFKQEGHKLVGIRGMPRVGKTESIVAASVCANKRWLFVSSTLIKQTVRSQLFREEYSDQNIFIIDGAVSVRKANEKHWQLIREIMRIPAVKVIEHPDIFVQNSEYSIDDFDYIIELRNNPNEEITYDLMYKNQLFQNSEFEGFDF
- a CDS encoding DUF3243 domain-containing protein codes for the protein MSVLDSWEQWKDFLGDRLNQAKDQGMNQQAISDIAYQIGNYLANQVDPKNEQQRVLADLWSVASPEEQHAIANVMVKLVQNNGTH
- the ymfI gene encoding elongation factor P 5-aminopentanone reductase — its product is MKKFALITGASGGIGQAAARVLAQNGWNLYLHYHQNRESIQNLMNDLKPYGLEIIPIQADLRTDDGITTLVESLFSVDALVYASGNSYYGLLQDMSTVEVDELLAVHVRSPLLLIRSILPKMSAKRKGQIVLVSSIWGQTGAAYEVAYSAVKGAQIAFVKALSKEVAASGIRVNAVAPGAVATKMVTEQLSEEELSILKEEIPMRRLSAPEEVAEAIAFLLSDQSSYITGQILAVNGGWYT
- the yfmH gene encoding EF-P 5-aminopentanol modification-associated protein YfmH; protein product: MEKIQFDQLQEELYYEKMSNGLDVYILPKKGFHKTYATFTTKYGSVDNEFVPLSKDQFTHVPDGIAHFLEHKLFEKEDGDVFQQFSKQGASANAFTTFTRTTYLFSSTSNVQQNLETLINFVQDPYFTEKTVEKEKGIIGQEITMYEDNPDWRVYFGLIENMYHHHPVRIDIAGTIQSIDKITKDLLYECYYTFYHPSNMLLFVVGPVNPEEIMNQVRENQSKKNYQNQPEIRRHFEKEPEDVKEKLRVLPMDVKTPKCYVGIKGAKTDIKGIEMLRYELSINVLLEMLFGKSSQNYFDLYEKGLIDDSFFFDFTQEEGFGFAMIGSDTMNPDEFAKRIQSVLLDAKTGAYLTEDALERTKKKKIGAFLRSLNSPEFIANQFTRYAFHEMNLFDVVPTLEQLTFDDIKKVAAELIAPNRLTTFQVTPK